From a single Kitasatospora sp. NBC_00458 genomic region:
- a CDS encoding Uma2 family endonuclease, which yields MSIDPAVFARLREIADQLPRIPGVGKVEIADGEIVMMMSPVKRHELAVIRIARQLNAQLPGTHPGYVAHGGADLEDVGLGRLRNPDLMVFPEAALDDEERALLPHEVLLVVEVVSKSNPENDYHAKVRDYAAMGIPLYLLVDPRKGTGIVHDEPGYTSRREFAFGDTVTVGPWTLDTGDLRTYA from the coding sequence ATGAGCATCGATCCTGCTGTGTTCGCCCGGCTGCGCGAGATCGCCGATCAGCTGCCGCGGATTCCCGGGGTGGGGAAGGTCGAGATCGCCGACGGCGAGATCGTCATGATGATGTCACCGGTCAAGCGACACGAACTCGCGGTCATCCGAATCGCCCGACAGCTCAACGCCCAGCTTCCGGGCACTCACCCCGGCTACGTGGCCCACGGTGGAGCGGACCTGGAGGACGTCGGCCTCGGGCGGCTCAGGAACCCCGATCTGATGGTGTTCCCGGAAGCAGCCCTGGACGACGAGGAGCGCGCACTCCTCCCCCACGAGGTCCTCCTCGTCGTGGAGGTCGTCTCGAAGTCCAACCCCGAGAACGACTACCACGCCAAGGTCCGCGACTACGCGGCCATGGGCATCCCGCTCTACCTGCTCGTCGATCCGCGCAAGGGCACCGGCATCGTCCACGACGAGCCGGGCTACACCTCTCGGCGGGAGTTCGCCTTCGGCGACACCGTCACCGTCGGCCCGTGGACGCTCGACACCGGAGACCTGCGCACGTACGCCTGA
- a CDS encoding thymidine phosphorylase, with product MDAISVIRTKRDRSELSDAQIDWVIDAYTRGEVADEQMSALAMAILLNGMNLREISRWTDAMIRSGVRMDFSSLAQPTSDKHSTGGVGDKITLPLAPLVAACGAAVPQLSGRGLGHTGGTLDKLESIPGWRALLSNDEMMDVLRSSGAVICAAGDGLAPADKKLYALRDVTGTVEAIPLIASSIMSKKIAEGTGALVLDVKVGSGAFMKNLGDAQELARTMVGLGKAAGVNTVALLTDMSTPLGLTAGNALEVRESVEVLAGGGPADVVELTLALAREMLAAAGVQGKDPADALRDGSAMDHWRRMIAAQGGDVDAPLPVAREQHVIPAPASGVLTELDAYAIGVSAWRLGAGRARKEDPVQAGAGVEMHAKPGDTVVAGQPLLTLHTDTPERFDYAIEALAGGIEVSPAGTAFTPNPIVLDRIA from the coding sequence ATGGACGCCATCTCCGTCATCAGGACCAAGCGCGACCGCAGCGAGCTGAGCGACGCCCAGATCGACTGGGTCATCGACGCCTACACCCGCGGCGAGGTCGCCGACGAGCAGATGTCCGCCCTGGCCATGGCCATCCTGCTGAACGGCATGAACCTCCGCGAGATCAGCCGCTGGACCGACGCGATGATCCGCTCCGGCGTCCGGATGGACTTCTCCTCCCTCGCCCAGCCCACCAGCGACAAGCACTCCACCGGCGGCGTCGGCGACAAGATCACCCTGCCGCTCGCCCCGCTCGTCGCCGCCTGCGGCGCCGCCGTCCCGCAGCTCTCCGGCCGCGGCCTCGGCCACACCGGCGGCACCCTCGACAAGCTGGAGTCCATCCCCGGCTGGCGCGCCCTGCTCTCCAACGACGAGATGATGGACGTGCTGCGCTCCTCCGGCGCCGTCATCTGCGCCGCCGGTGACGGCCTCGCCCCCGCCGACAAGAAGCTGTACGCCCTGCGCGACGTCACCGGCACCGTCGAGGCCATCCCGCTGATCGCCTCCTCGATCATGTCCAAGAAGATCGCCGAGGGCACCGGCGCGCTCGTCCTGGACGTCAAGGTCGGCTCCGGCGCCTTCATGAAGAACCTCGGCGACGCCCAGGAGCTGGCCCGCACCATGGTCGGCCTCGGCAAGGCGGCCGGGGTCAACACCGTCGCCCTGCTCACCGACATGTCCACCCCGCTCGGCCTCACCGCGGGCAACGCGCTGGAGGTCCGCGAGTCCGTCGAGGTGCTGGCCGGCGGCGGCCCCGCCGACGTCGTCGAGCTCACCCTCGCCCTGGCCCGCGAGATGCTGGCCGCCGCCGGCGTGCAGGGCAAGGACCCGGCCGACGCGCTGCGCGACGGCTCCGCGATGGACCACTGGCGCCGCATGATCGCCGCTCAGGGCGGCGACGTCGACGCCCCGCTGCCCGTCGCCCGCGAGCAGCACGTCATCCCGGCCCCGGCCTCCGGCGTGCTCACCGAGCTGGACGCCTACGCGATCGGCGTCAGCGCCTGGCGCCTCGGCGCCGGCCGCGCCCGCAAGGAGGACCCGGTCCAGGCGGGCGCCGGCGTCGAGATGCACGCCAAGCCCGGCGACACCGTGGTGGCCGGCCAGCCGCTGCTCACCCTGCACACCGACACCCCGGAGCGCTTCGACTACGCCATCGAGGCCCTCGCCGGCGGCATCGAGGTCTCCCCGGCCGGCACGGCGTTCACCCCGAACCCGATCGTGCTGGACCGCATCGCCTGA
- a CDS encoding cytidine deaminase, with protein MTAAPAEVDWERLRAAAREAMGHAYAPYSRFPVGAAALVDDGRLVTGCNVENASYGLALCAECGLVSALHAGGGGRLTAFTCVDGAGELLMPCGRCRQLLYEHGGPDLLIELPSGVRPMSEVLPDAFGPERL; from the coding sequence GTGACGGCGGCCCCGGCGGAGGTCGACTGGGAGCGGCTGCGGGCTGCCGCGCGCGAGGCGATGGGCCACGCGTACGCGCCGTACAGCAGGTTCCCGGTCGGCGCCGCCGCGCTGGTGGACGACGGACGGCTGGTCACCGGCTGCAACGTGGAGAACGCCTCGTACGGGCTCGCGCTCTGCGCCGAGTGCGGCCTGGTCTCCGCGCTGCACGCGGGCGGCGGCGGCCGGCTGACCGCGTTCACCTGCGTGGACGGGGCCGGCGAGCTGCTGATGCCGTGCGGCCGCTGCCGCCAGCTGCTGTACGAGCACGGCGGACCGGACCTGCTGATCGAGCTGCCGTCCGGCGTGCGGCCGATGAGTGAGGTCCTGCCCGACGCGTTCGGGCCGGAGCGGCTCTAG
- a CDS encoding ABC transporter permease, with amino-acid sequence MSTATAARAKAPGAPAKKRKMSWPVVLLLIAGALVLFSAVGMITDNHSLTSSGQVTAALSAAVPIGMAGLGGLWSERAGVVNIGLEGMMVAGTFAGAWGGYLVSPWFGLVAGMLGGALGGLLHAVITVTFGVDHIVSGVGVNLLIPGICAYVNRIYYKDYISAGAGANQSPPADPLPYITVPGLSSGLKEIEAHHWFLVSDVAGVLGGLVTNISVVVLLAGALIVVSYFALWRTVFGLRLRSCGENPTAAESLGVNVYKYKYLAVVSSGAFAGLGGAYLSLVAAHFYKDGQTNGRGFIGLAAMIFGNWMPGGLAMGAGLFGFTDSLQLRDPESVHVLILVVAIVMVLLALWNVYRRKLTSALVTFVVSGGLFTWYFTTEEVQRPLIVATPYVITLVVLSLASQRLRPPKADGQIYRKGQGK; translated from the coding sequence ATGAGCACGGCCACCGCAGCCCGGGCGAAGGCTCCGGGCGCTCCCGCCAAGAAGCGCAAGATGTCCTGGCCCGTGGTGCTGCTGCTGATCGCGGGCGCCCTGGTCCTCTTCTCCGCCGTCGGCATGATCACCGACAACCACTCGCTGACCTCCTCCGGGCAGGTCACCGCCGCGCTCAGCGCCGCCGTGCCGATCGGCATGGCCGGTCTCGGCGGTCTCTGGTCCGAGCGGGCCGGCGTGGTCAACATCGGCCTCGAGGGCATGATGGTCGCCGGCACCTTCGCCGGAGCCTGGGGCGGGTACCTGGTCAGCCCGTGGTTCGGCCTGGTGGCCGGCATGCTCGGCGGCGCCCTCGGCGGCCTGCTGCACGCCGTCATCACGGTGACCTTCGGCGTCGACCACATCGTCTCCGGTGTCGGCGTCAACCTGCTGATCCCCGGCATCTGCGCGTACGTCAACCGGATCTACTACAAGGACTACATCTCCGCCGGTGCCGGCGCGAACCAGTCCCCGCCGGCCGACCCGCTGCCGTACATCACCGTCCCCGGCCTCTCCTCGGGGCTGAAGGAGATCGAGGCCCACCACTGGTTCCTGGTCTCCGACGTGGCCGGTGTGCTCGGCGGCCTGGTCACCAACATCTCGGTGGTCGTGCTGCTGGCCGGCGCGCTGATCGTGGTCAGCTACTTCGCCCTCTGGCGTACGGTGTTCGGCCTGCGGCTGCGCTCCTGCGGTGAGAACCCGACCGCGGCGGAGTCCCTCGGCGTCAACGTCTACAAGTACAAGTACCTCGCGGTCGTCAGCTCCGGCGCCTTCGCGGGCCTCGGCGGCGCGTACCTCTCGCTGGTCGCGGCGCACTTCTACAAGGACGGCCAGACCAACGGCCGCGGCTTCATCGGCCTCGCGGCGATGATCTTCGGCAACTGGATGCCCGGCGGTCTCGCCATGGGCGCCGGCCTGTTCGGCTTCACCGACAGCCTCCAGCTGCGCGACCCGGAGTCGGTGCACGTGCTGATCCTGGTGGTCGCCATCGTGATGGTGCTGCTGGCGCTCTGGAACGTCTACCGCCGGAAGCTCACCTCCGCGCTGGTCACCTTCGTGGTCTCCGGCGGCCTCTTCACCTGGTACTTCACCACCGAGGAGGTGCAGCGTCCGCTGATCGTGGCGACGCCGTACGTGATCACCCTGGTGGTGCTGTCGCTGGCCTCGCAGCGGCTGCGGCCGCCGAAGGCCGACGGCCAGATCTACCGCAAGGGCCAGGGCAAGTGA
- a CDS encoding ABC transporter permease — protein MTSPTPAAKRSLAQRFDGEKIVLALAAPVLAVLLSVAICSVLLATSGKNPFDAWNVMLTYATKSDGQVAILNRSTTYYLAAAAAAFGFRMNLFNIGVEGQYKVAALFAAFVGSRLDLPSFIQIPLLLITAMLVGGLYASIAGLLKVLRGVSEVISTIMLNAIAIAIVGLLLVPGIFAPEKSGTSNSIQTAPVSESSHFFAINTDGGPLYGFLFIAILVGVAFQFTLTRTRFGFDLRATGRSETAATASGVNVKRMIVISMVVSGAIAGLIGLPELLQNSYYYGQNFQQNLGFLGISVALLGRNSPIGMAFAAVLFAFLDATGAQLPLQGGFPFEIVPVMQGTIVICVVVAYELVRRYGLKRQQQKVGAELAAQAAAANEKKEVSA, from the coding sequence ATGACCAGTCCCACCCCCGCCGCCAAGCGCTCGCTGGCGCAGCGGTTCGACGGCGAGAAGATCGTCCTCGCCCTCGCGGCACCGGTGCTCGCCGTGCTGCTCTCCGTCGCGATCTGTTCGGTGCTCCTGGCGACCTCGGGCAAGAACCCGTTCGACGCCTGGAACGTGATGCTCACGTACGCCACCAAGTCGGACGGACAGGTGGCCATCCTCAACCGGTCCACCACGTACTACCTGGCCGCCGCGGCCGCCGCCTTCGGCTTCCGGATGAACCTCTTCAACATCGGTGTCGAGGGCCAGTACAAGGTGGCCGCGCTGTTCGCGGCGTTCGTCGGCAGCCGGCTCGACCTGCCGTCGTTCATCCAGATCCCGCTGCTGCTGATCACCGCCATGCTGGTCGGCGGCCTGTACGCGAGCATCGCCGGTCTGCTGAAGGTCCTGCGCGGCGTCAGCGAGGTCATCTCGACCATCATGCTGAACGCCATCGCGATCGCCATCGTCGGCCTGCTGCTCGTCCCCGGCATCTTCGCCCCGGAGAAGAGCGGCACCAGCAACTCGATCCAGACCGCCCCGGTCTCCGAGTCCAGCCACTTCTTCGCGATCAACACCGACGGCGGCCCGCTCTACGGCTTCCTCTTCATCGCGATCCTGGTCGGCGTGGCCTTCCAGTTCACCCTGACCCGCACCCGCTTCGGCTTCGACCTGCGCGCCACCGGCCGCTCGGAGACCGCGGCCACCGCGTCCGGCGTGAACGTCAAGCGCATGATCGTCATCTCGATGGTGGTCTCCGGTGCCATCGCCGGTCTGATCGGCCTGCCCGAGCTGCTGCAGAACTCGTACTACTACGGCCAGAACTTCCAGCAGAACCTCGGCTTCCTGGGCATCTCGGTCGCGCTGCTCGGCCGCAACAGCCCGATCGGCATGGCCTTCGCCGCCGTGCTGTTCGCCTTCCTGGACGCCACCGGCGCCCAGCTGCCGCTCCAGGGCGGCTTCCCGTTCGAGATCGTCCCGGTCATGCAGGGCACCATCGTCATCTGCGTCGTCGTGGCCTACGAGCTGGTGCGCCGCTACGGCCTCAAGCGCCAGCAGCAGAAGGTCGGCGCCGAGCTGGCCGCCCAGGCCGCCGCGGCCAACGAGAAGAAGGAGGTGTCCGCATGA
- a CDS encoding ABC transporter ATP-binding protein: MDATSGRGPEGCAQCVPPGPVPSLHRFSLLALQRNDAPPDHQEIAITASDPAPNTGGTPSAGTATPAVELRGITKRFPGVVANHDINLTVRTGTVHALMGENGAGKSTLMKILYGMQKPDEGTIAINGELCEFNTPGEAIARGIGMVHQHFMLADNLTVWENVVLGGEHLYGIGGKAKAKIKEISDQYGLGVRPDVLVEDLGVADRQRVEILKVLYRGAKILILDEPTAVLVPQEVDALFDNLRELKSEGVTVIFISHKLHEVLSVADAISVIRRGTTVGDADPKSVSARQLAELMVGSELPSPESRESTVTTDEMLRVDGLRIAKTDAEGIERVVLDDISLRIHKGEILGIAGVEGNGQAELVEAIMGMLPLDGGAVALDGKDLSGTLTRARREAGIGYIPEDRHRHGLLLEAPLWENRILGHVTETPNSKGVLLDPAGARKDTQRIVEQYDVRTPGIEVTAASLSGGNQQKLIIGREMSHQPKLLIAAHPTRGVDVGAQAQIWEHIRVAQRAGLAVLLISADLDELIGLSDTIRVIYRGRLVADADPATVTAEDLGTAMTGAARGHIESEPEAVEESQATRAEGTEAEPAAGDAPSDTAGDDTPTDTAGDQQAGE; encoded by the coding sequence ATGGACGCAACATCAGGGAGGGGCCCGGAAGGGTGCGCTCAGTGCGTACCCCCGGGCCCCGTCCCGTCCCTCCACCGTTTTTCGCTTTTGGCCCTCCAGCGCAACGACGCGCCTCCAGACCACCAGGAGATCGCCATCACCGCATCCGACCCCGCCCCGAACACGGGCGGTACCCCCAGCGCGGGGACGGCGACACCGGCCGTCGAACTGCGCGGCATCACCAAGCGCTTCCCCGGTGTCGTGGCCAACCACGACATCAACCTCACCGTCCGCACCGGCACCGTGCACGCCCTCATGGGCGAGAACGGCGCCGGCAAGTCGACGCTGATGAAGATCCTCTACGGCATGCAGAAGCCGGACGAGGGCACCATCGCGATCAACGGTGAGCTGTGCGAGTTCAACACCCCGGGCGAGGCCATCGCGCGCGGCATCGGCATGGTGCACCAGCACTTCATGCTCGCCGACAACCTCACCGTCTGGGAGAACGTCGTCCTCGGCGGCGAGCACCTGTACGGCATCGGCGGCAAGGCCAAGGCGAAGATCAAGGAGATCTCCGACCAGTACGGCCTGGGCGTGCGCCCCGACGTCCTGGTCGAGGACCTCGGCGTCGCCGACCGCCAGCGCGTCGAGATCCTCAAGGTGCTCTACCGGGGCGCCAAGATCCTCATCCTCGACGAGCCCACCGCGGTGCTGGTCCCGCAGGAGGTCGACGCACTCTTCGACAACCTGCGCGAGCTCAAGTCCGAGGGCGTCACCGTCATCTTCATCTCGCACAAGCTGCACGAGGTGCTCTCCGTGGCCGACGCGATCAGCGTCATCCGCCGCGGCACCACCGTCGGCGACGCGGACCCGAAGAGCGTCAGCGCCCGCCAGCTGGCCGAGCTGATGGTCGGCTCCGAGCTCCCCTCCCCGGAGAGCCGCGAGTCCACCGTCACCACCGACGAGATGCTGCGCGTCGACGGCCTGCGGATCGCCAAGACCGACGCCGAGGGCATCGAGCGCGTGGTCCTGGACGACATCTCGCTGCGCATCCACAAGGGCGAGATCCTCGGCATCGCCGGTGTCGAGGGCAACGGCCAGGCCGAACTGGTCGAGGCCATCATGGGCATGCTGCCGCTGGACGGCGGCGCCGTCGCCCTCGACGGCAAGGACCTCTCCGGCACCCTCACCCGGGCCCGCCGCGAGGCCGGCATCGGCTACATCCCCGAGGACCGCCACCGGCACGGCCTGCTGCTGGAGGCCCCGCTCTGGGAGAACCGGATCCTCGGCCACGTCACCGAGACCCCCAACTCCAAGGGCGTCCTGCTCGACCCGGCCGGTGCCCGCAAGGACACCCAGCGGATCGTCGAGCAGTACGACGTCCGCACCCCCGGCATCGAGGTCACCGCGGCGTCCCTCTCCGGCGGCAACCAGCAGAAGCTGATCATCGGCCGCGAGATGAGCCACCAGCCCAAGCTGCTGATCGCCGCCCACCCCACCCGCGGCGTGGACGTCGGCGCGCAGGCGCAGATCTGGGAGCACATCCGGGTCGCCCAGCGGGCGGGCCTCGCGGTCCTGCTGATCTCCGCCGACCTGGACGAGCTGATCGGGCTCTCCGACACCATCCGGGTGATCTACCGCGGCCGGCTGGTCGCCGACGCGGACCCGGCCACCGTCACCGCCGAGGACCTCGGCACCGCGATGACCGGTGCGGCCCGCGGCCACATCGAGTCCGAGCCCGAGGCCGTCGAGGAGTCCCAGGCGACCCGGGCCGAGGGCACCGAGGCCGAGCCGGCCGCCGGCGACGCCCCGTCCGACACCGCCGGGGACGACACCCCCACCGACACCGCCGGCGACCAGCAGGCGGGGGAGTAG
- a CDS encoding BMP family lipoprotein codes for MRRSTKLAAVVLSGSLGIASLAACGAKSNDTTASSGSADGGLKVGMAYDIGGRGDQSFNDSAARGLDKAKSDLGVAVTEADAKTGEAEADKETRLKNLVTAGYNPIIAVGFVYQAAVEKVAKENPNTKFAIIDSASETQPSNVTSLTFSEQEGSYLAGVAAALKSKNKHVGFIGGVQSELIKKFEAGYIAGVRSVDPNMPVEVTYLSTPPDFSGFASPDKGKEAAQGQIDKKADVIYTAAGSSGNGAIEAAANANALAIGVDSDQAAQPALAKYKNSIMTSMVKNVDKAVFAYIESAKKGTPFTGVKNFDLKADGVSLATTGGKIDDIKAKLDEAANAIKTGATTVPTAPTK; via the coding sequence TTGCGCCGTTCTACTAAGCTCGCCGCGGTTGTGCTCTCGGGTTCCCTGGGCATCGCCTCGCTCGCCGCTTGCGGCGCAAAGAGCAACGACACCACCGCCTCCTCGGGCTCCGCCGACGGCGGCCTGAAGGTCGGCATGGCCTACGACATCGGAGGCCGTGGCGACCAGTCCTTCAACGACTCCGCCGCGCGCGGCCTGGACAAGGCCAAGAGCGACCTCGGCGTCGCCGTCACCGAGGCCGACGCCAAGACCGGTGAGGCCGAGGCCGACAAGGAGACCCGCCTCAAGAACCTGGTGACCGCGGGCTACAACCCGATCATCGCCGTCGGCTTCGTCTACCAGGCCGCGGTCGAGAAGGTCGCCAAGGAGAACCCGAACACCAAGTTCGCGATCATCGACTCGGCCTCCGAGACCCAGCCCAGCAACGTCACCTCGCTGACGTTCTCGGAGCAGGAGGGCTCGTACCTGGCCGGTGTGGCCGCCGCCCTCAAGTCCAAGAACAAGCACGTCGGCTTCATCGGCGGCGTCCAGTCCGAGCTGATCAAGAAGTTCGAGGCCGGCTACATCGCGGGTGTCCGCTCCGTCGACCCGAACATGCCGGTCGAGGTCACCTACCTGAGCACCCCGCCGGACTTCTCCGGCTTCGCCTCGCCCGACAAGGGCAAGGAAGCCGCGCAGGGCCAGATCGACAAGAAGGCCGACGTCATCTACACCGCCGCCGGCTCCTCCGGCAACGGTGCGATCGAGGCCGCCGCCAACGCCAACGCCCTGGCCATCGGCGTCGACTCCGACCAGGCCGCCCAGCCGGCCCTGGCGAAGTACAAGAACAGCATCATGACCTCGATGGTGAAGAACGTCGACAAGGCCGTCTTCGCCTACATCGAGTCCGCCAAGAAGGGCACCCCCTTCACCGGCGTGAAGAACTTCGACCTCAAGGCCGACGGTGTCTCGCTCGCCACCACCGGCGGCAAGATCGACGACATCAAGGCCAAGCTCGACGAGGCCGCCAACGCCATCAAGACCGGCGCCACCACCGTCCCGACCGCCCCCACCAAGTAG
- a CDS encoding amidohydrolase: protein MNRRESAQSAVTLTAARPAAGLRDRVGALEPELIAFRRDLHRHPELGRQEFRTTGLLRDRLVAAGLAPRVLPGGTGMLVDIVPESAPRGAGFLAFRADIDALPIDDAKTDVPYRSTVPGRAHACGHDVHTSVVLGTALLLAAAARTGELRRPVRLFFQPAEEVMPGGALDVIAAGGMDGVERIFAVHCDPKVEVGRVGLRVGAITSACDRLVLNLDGPGGHTARPHLTTDLVTAIARMASDLPPALARRMDPRWGVSLVWGRIAAGSAPNVIPQHAELEGTVRCLELAGWREAPDLLHELIAKLAETYRAKWTLDYHRGVPPVVNEAVSVGLLEEAMTARFGRPGRQVVEDTEQSLGGEDFSWYLEHAPGALARLGVRTPGDTAVRDLHQGRFDVDERAIAVGVELFAALALESGPESEAAAAGR, encoded by the coding sequence ATGAACCGTCGTGAGTCCGCCCAGTCGGCCGTCACCCTCACCGCTGCCCGCCCCGCCGCCGGTCTCCGCGACCGGGTAGGCGCGCTGGAGCCCGAGCTGATCGCCTTCCGGCGGGACCTGCACCGGCACCCGGAGCTGGGCCGCCAGGAGTTCCGTACCACCGGCCTGCTGCGCGACCGCCTGGTCGCCGCCGGCCTCGCCCCCCGGGTCCTCCCGGGCGGCACCGGAATGCTCGTCGACATCGTTCCCGAGTCCGCCCCGCGCGGGGCCGGCTTCCTGGCCTTCCGCGCCGACATCGACGCCCTGCCGATCGACGACGCCAAGACCGACGTCCCCTACCGTTCGACCGTTCCCGGCCGGGCCCACGCCTGCGGCCACGACGTGCACACCTCGGTGGTGCTGGGCACCGCGCTGCTGCTGGCCGCGGCGGCCCGCACCGGCGAGCTGCGCCGCCCGGTCCGGCTGTTCTTCCAGCCTGCCGAGGAGGTCATGCCCGGCGGTGCGCTGGACGTGATCGCGGCCGGCGGGATGGACGGCGTGGAGCGGATCTTCGCGGTGCACTGCGACCCGAAGGTGGAGGTGGGCCGGGTCGGGCTGCGGGTCGGGGCGATCACCTCGGCCTGCGACCGCCTGGTGCTGAACCTGGACGGTCCCGGCGGCCACACCGCCCGCCCGCACCTCACCACCGACCTGGTCACCGCGATCGCCCGGATGGCGTCCGACCTGCCGCCCGCGCTGGCCCGCCGGATGGACCCGCGCTGGGGCGTCTCGCTGGTCTGGGGTCGGATCGCCGCCGGTTCGGCGCCCAACGTGATCCCGCAGCACGCGGAGCTGGAGGGCACCGTCCGCTGCCTGGAGCTGGCCGGCTGGCGGGAGGCTCCGGACCTGCTGCACGAGCTGATCGCCAAGCTCGCCGAGACCTACCGCGCGAAGTGGACGCTGGACTACCACCGGGGCGTTCCGCCGGTGGTCAACGAGGCGGTCTCGGTCGGCCTGCTGGAGGAGGCCATGACAGCGCGATTCGGCCGCCCCGGCCGCCAGGTGGTGGAGGACACCGAGCAGTCGCTCGGCGGCGAGGACTTCTCCTGGTACCTGGAGCACGCCCCGGGCGCACTGGCCCGGCTCGGCGTCCGCACCCCCGGGGACACCGCCGTCCGCGACCTCCACCAGGGCAGGTTCGACGTGGACGAGCGGGCGATCGCGGTCGGCGTGGAGCTGTTCGCGGCGCTGGCCCTGGAGTCGGGCCCGGAGTCGGAGGCCGCCGCCGCCGGGCGCTGA
- a CDS encoding SDR family oxidoreductase, with the protein MTEQKVAVVTGASGGIGAATARRLAAEGFDVVLTARRTERIERLAEEIGGRAHPLDVTDRAAVDAFGRVDVLVNNAGGAIGAEPVESGDPADWRAMYEVNVLGVLHVTQALLPALRASGDGTILVLSSTAALAAYEGGGGYVAAKHAAHTIAATLRLELCGEPIRVIEIAPGMVKSEGFAVTRFRGDEEKAASVYAGVAEPLTSEDIADTVAWAVTRPSHVNIDLLVVRPRAQAANHKVHREL; encoded by the coding sequence ATGACCGAGCAGAAGGTGGCCGTCGTCACCGGCGCGAGCGGCGGGATCGGTGCGGCCACCGCCCGCCGGCTCGCGGCCGAGGGCTTCGACGTGGTGCTGACCGCCCGCCGGACCGAGCGGATCGAGCGGCTGGCCGAGGAGATCGGCGGGCGCGCCCACCCCCTGGACGTGACCGACCGGGCCGCCGTGGACGCCTTCGGCCGGGTGGACGTGCTGGTGAACAACGCCGGCGGGGCGATCGGCGCCGAGCCGGTGGAGTCCGGCGACCCGGCCGACTGGCGGGCCATGTACGAGGTGAACGTGCTCGGCGTGCTGCACGTGACGCAGGCGCTGCTGCCGGCCCTGCGGGCGAGCGGCGACGGCACGATCCTCGTCCTCTCCTCCACCGCGGCACTGGCCGCGTACGAGGGCGGCGGCGGCTACGTGGCGGCCAAGCACGCCGCGCACACCATCGCCGCGACGCTCCGGCTGGAGCTGTGCGGGGAGCCGATCCGGGTGATCGAGATCGCACCGGGCATGGTGAAGTCCGAGGGCTTCGCCGTCACCCGGTTCCGCGGCGACGAGGAGAAGGCCGCCTCGGTGTACGCGGGCGTCGCCGAGCCGCTGACCTCGGAGGACATCGCCGACACCGTCGCCTGGGCGGTCACCCGGCCGTCCCACGTCAACATCGACCTGCTGGTGGTCCGCCCGCGGGCCCAGGCCGCCAACCACAAGGTGCACCGGGAGCTCTGA